In the genome of Myxococcus stipitatus, one region contains:
- a CDS encoding aldo/keto reductase, with amino-acid sequence MSTAPLPRFTPRRALGRTGFIATPVGIGDIADRAVPRASLVATLRRALDAGLNVIDTAPAYEEGLSEEVVGEALRGRREGVFLIDKVDELDAPVAPQVEASLRRLGHDTVDLFAFHGVSELSTWDALAAPGGGLEQLGACVRAGQARFRGISSHHPEVLLAAVSSGWCDVVMFPLGPFVDMRYVRDVLPLARSRGVGVVSFKTFGAGKLLGDTEGYGRPLETRPPGAAPLPRLGVEECVRYTLTLDPDVMLMGMSHPDEQDAALHAAHAWRPLASEELAQVRERARAAIQGKGKVWWDPPEVSPAGGGRRGPTS; translated from the coding sequence ATGTCCACCGCACCGCTTCCCCGCTTCACGCCTCGCCGTGCCCTGGGACGCACCGGCTTCATCGCCACGCCGGTGGGGATTGGAGACATCGCGGACCGCGCGGTGCCTCGGGCCTCGCTGGTCGCCACGCTGCGCCGCGCGCTGGACGCGGGGCTCAATGTCATCGACACCGCGCCTGCCTATGAAGAGGGCTTGAGCGAGGAGGTGGTGGGCGAGGCGCTGCGCGGCCGGCGCGAGGGGGTCTTCCTCATCGACAAGGTGGATGAGCTCGACGCGCCGGTGGCGCCGCAGGTGGAGGCGAGCCTGCGCCGGCTGGGGCACGACACGGTGGACCTGTTCGCCTTCCATGGCGTGTCGGAGCTGTCCACGTGGGACGCGCTGGCCGCGCCGGGAGGAGGACTGGAGCAGCTGGGCGCCTGCGTGCGCGCGGGGCAGGCGCGCTTCCGAGGCATCTCCAGCCATCACCCGGAGGTGCTGCTCGCCGCGGTGAGCTCCGGGTGGTGCGACGTGGTGATGTTCCCGCTGGGGCCCTTCGTGGACATGCGCTACGTGAGGGACGTGCTGCCGCTGGCGCGCTCGCGCGGCGTGGGCGTGGTGTCCTTCAAGACGTTCGGCGCGGGCAAGCTCCTGGGCGACACGGAGGGCTATGGTCGGCCGCTGGAGACGCGGCCTCCGGGGGCCGCCCCGCTGCCGCGCCTGGGCGTGGAGGAGTGCGTGCGCTACACGCTGACGCTGGACCCGGATGTCATGCTGATGGGGATGAGCCACCCCGACGAGCAGGACGCGGCGCTGCACGCGGCCCATGCGTGGCGTCCGCTGGCGTCGGAGGAGCTGGCCCAGGTGCGCGAGCGCGCGCGGGCCGCCATCCAGGGAAAGGGCAAGGTGTGGTGGGACCCTCCGGAGGTGTCCCCCGCGGGTGGAGGTCGTCGCGGTCCCACGTCCTGA
- a CDS encoding sensor histidine kinase translates to MNGPRPRADDGSAEAARLMFLSRAGELMGASLEWRTVLQRLAELAVPVLADWCAVDILSDVGSVERVAAAHREPEKVSLVHELSRVSPVDWSASGGIAEALRTGRPVPMPPEREGAPSDVIQRLGFQSGFVFPLLARGRVLGALSLMRGEAGACFGDTDLEVALELARRASLSMDNALLYEEARTAQAYSERLQNVTAALCRAATAEEVARVVVHDGLQAMGAARGSVAELSSDGCLHLLSCFGYLSEWMNAFEGRNIQGVPVLVRTAERREAHWFQRLEDLLPMAGIAVNDLLLMGEGARAVLPLVTDQGVLGFVGLAWSAPRVFTPQEKAFLEALAQQCSQALERAALYGTLRERGERLHHALQMGKEAEERLFFLLEASRALAEHLDDVEWTLEHVARVAASSVASSCLVELVGPDGSLRCVASAHQEPSRDASVLQALGGEGALSLSRECFLTGEPRFVPDVDAALCERMAASDGHRSLLEALRPASLLAVPVRTRGRTLGVITLGTSLPQRPLAMSDVAMMEELARRVAVALENASLYRDAQAAVRLRDEFLSVASHELKTPLTSLKLQHGLIDRALGPESRARVVPRLSTAMRQVQRLASLVDHLLDVSRVSLGRLTLEPTEVDLGQAVRDAVERMEEVFTVAGCVVRVDIPEPLLGRWDALRLDQVLVNLLTNAAKYGAGRPVQISATEIDPELVQLSVRDEGIGIAATDLPRLFGRFERAVSERHYGGLGLGLYISRQIVEAMGGRIDVQSREGEGSVFTVHLPRAPT, encoded by the coding sequence ATGAACGGGCCTCGCCCTCGCGCGGATGATGGGTCCGCCGAGGCCGCGCGCCTGATGTTCTTGTCTCGCGCGGGGGAGTTGATGGGTGCGTCGCTGGAGTGGCGCACGGTGTTGCAGCGGTTGGCGGAGCTGGCCGTGCCCGTGCTGGCGGACTGGTGCGCGGTGGACATCCTCTCCGACGTGGGGAGTGTCGAGCGCGTGGCCGCCGCGCACCGGGAGCCGGAGAAGGTGTCCCTGGTGCATGAGCTGTCACGTGTGTCGCCGGTGGACTGGAGCGCGTCCGGAGGTATCGCCGAGGCGCTGCGCACCGGACGCCCGGTGCCCATGCCCCCGGAGCGCGAGGGCGCGCCGTCGGACGTGATTCAGCGGCTCGGGTTCCAGTCGGGCTTCGTGTTCCCGTTGCTCGCGCGAGGCCGCGTGCTGGGGGCCCTGTCGCTGATGCGAGGCGAGGCCGGGGCGTGCTTCGGCGACACGGACCTGGAGGTGGCGCTGGAGCTGGCCCGCCGCGCCAGCCTGTCCATGGACAACGCGCTCCTCTACGAGGAGGCGCGCACCGCGCAGGCGTATTCGGAGCGGCTGCAGAACGTGACGGCGGCCCTGTGCCGCGCCGCCACCGCGGAGGAGGTGGCGCGGGTGGTGGTGCATGACGGGTTGCAGGCGATGGGCGCGGCGCGCGGCTCGGTCGCGGAGCTGTCCTCGGATGGCTGTCTGCACCTGCTGTCGTGCTTCGGCTACCTGAGCGAGTGGATGAACGCCTTCGAGGGGCGCAACATCCAGGGCGTCCCGGTGCTGGTGCGCACGGCGGAGCGGCGCGAGGCGCACTGGTTCCAGCGGCTGGAGGACCTGTTGCCCATGGCGGGCATCGCGGTGAACGACCTCCTGCTGATGGGCGAGGGCGCGCGCGCGGTCCTTCCCCTGGTGACGGACCAGGGCGTGCTGGGCTTCGTGGGGCTCGCCTGGAGCGCGCCTCGGGTCTTCACGCCGCAGGAGAAGGCCTTCCTGGAGGCGCTGGCGCAGCAGTGCTCCCAGGCGTTGGAGCGCGCGGCGCTGTACGGGACGCTGCGCGAGCGCGGCGAGCGGCTGCACCACGCGCTCCAGATGGGAAAGGAAGCCGAGGAGCGGCTGTTCTTCCTGCTCGAGGCGAGCCGCGCGCTGGCGGAGCACCTGGACGACGTGGAGTGGACGCTGGAGCACGTGGCGCGGGTGGCCGCGAGCAGCGTCGCGTCCAGCTGCCTGGTGGAGCTGGTGGGGCCGGATGGCTCGCTGCGGTGCGTGGCGTCCGCGCACCAGGAGCCCTCGCGCGATGCGTCCGTGCTCCAGGCGCTGGGAGGCGAGGGCGCGCTGTCGCTGTCCCGCGAGTGCTTCCTCACGGGCGAGCCGCGCTTCGTGCCGGACGTGGACGCGGCGCTGTGCGAGCGGATGGCCGCGAGCGATGGACACCGCTCGCTGCTGGAGGCGCTGCGGCCCGCGTCGCTGCTGGCGGTGCCGGTGCGCACGCGCGGGCGGACATTGGGCGTCATCACGCTGGGCACCTCCTTGCCGCAGCGTCCGCTGGCCATGTCGGACGTGGCGATGATGGAGGAGCTGGCGCGGCGCGTGGCGGTGGCGCTGGAGAACGCGTCGCTGTATCGCGACGCGCAGGCGGCGGTGCGGCTGCGCGACGAGTTCCTGTCCGTGGCGAGCCATGAATTGAAGACACCGCTGACCAGTCTCAAGCTGCAACACGGCCTCATCGACCGCGCGCTGGGGCCGGAGTCTCGCGCGCGAGTCGTCCCCCGCTTGTCGACGGCGATGCGACAGGTGCAGCGGCTGGCCTCGCTGGTGGACCACCTCCTGGATGTGAGCCGTGTCTCACTGGGGCGGCTGACCCTGGAGCCCACGGAGGTGGACCTGGGGCAGGCGGTGCGCGACGCGGTGGAGCGGATGGAGGAGGTCTTCACCGTGGCCGGGTGCGTGGTGCGCGTGGACATCCCGGAGCCCCTGCTGGGCCGCTGGGACGCGCTGCGGTTGGACCAGGTGCTGGTCAACCTCCTCACCAACGCGGCCAAGTACGGCGCGGGGCGCCCGGTGCAGATCTCCGCGACGGAGATCGACCCGGAGCTGGTCCAGCTGTCCGTGCGCGACGAGGGCATCGGCATCGCCGCCACGGACCTGCCGCGTCTGTTCGGCCGCTTCGAGCGCGCGGTGTCGGAGCGCCACTACGGTGGACTGGGCCTGGGGCTCTACATCAGCCGTCAGATCGTCGAGGCCATGGGTGGCCGCATCGATGTGCAGAGCCGCGAAGGTGAGGGCTCTGTCTTCACCGTGCACCTGCCACGCGCGCCCACGTGA
- a CDS encoding protein kinase domain-containing protein, which yields MRPHHRNTPAEASTMLYAGTPPPMMLLEPTPVPSPLGTSLVGKQLGHFKLLKELGRGGMGTVMLAEHALIQKRVAIKILHSHLAQDPDLVARFLSEARTLTVVQHENVVALYDLDTRDGCPYLVMEYLEGQSLATFAKGPLAPALVVDLLSQVCDALGAAHAHGIVHRDLKPANVFLVPGPQGRHRVKLLDFGIAKLLSRPAGLHTTEVGVLLGTPEFMAPEQCGEDVVDARTDLYAVGVLGYFLLTGRVPFTGRSAAEVLIGHLQKSVVPPHEVQPGVPAALSRVLLRALAKRPADRFAQASDLRAALATALEPEPEPVASPPPGFTARVRVAGAPHSHELRCEWVGRAGLFLHTDTLPPPLLSDVGLLLKLPGGELACTGQVVRHVTEEQAKAWRMSPGFGVQLRDTSPAFHDALARLKSGARLEPPTPPPSSLREDSVAERVLLGFRARLAGDHYAVLEVPRDATAETLRAGGHRARAALEPLKSRSLSQSQRALLERAEERVTSALHVLGQVERRAEYDAGLGNVEGVERCLAAGLTVTALENCRRRFLAENPGRDGRAVVQRLSGDALASVGRLEEALAAYEQAVRMDPLDLEGLKRWRSLRVRIRNTLTPR from the coding sequence GTGCGTCCTCATCATCGGAACACGCCCGCCGAGGCGAGCACGATGCTGTACGCGGGGACGCCTCCGCCGATGATGTTGCTGGAGCCCACGCCCGTTCCTTCTCCGCTGGGGACGTCGCTGGTGGGCAAGCAGCTGGGGCACTTCAAGCTGCTGAAGGAGCTGGGGCGCGGTGGCATGGGCACGGTGATGCTGGCCGAGCACGCGCTCATCCAGAAGCGCGTCGCCATCAAGATTCTGCACTCGCACCTGGCGCAGGACCCGGACCTCGTCGCGCGCTTCCTCTCGGAGGCCCGGACGCTGACGGTGGTGCAGCACGAGAACGTCGTCGCGCTCTACGACCTGGACACGCGCGACGGGTGTCCCTACCTGGTGATGGAGTACCTGGAGGGGCAGAGCCTGGCCACCTTCGCCAAGGGGCCGCTGGCGCCGGCGCTGGTGGTGGACCTGCTCTCGCAGGTGTGTGACGCGCTGGGCGCCGCGCACGCGCACGGCATCGTCCACCGCGACCTGAAGCCGGCCAACGTCTTCCTGGTGCCCGGCCCCCAGGGCCGTCATCGCGTGAAGCTGCTGGACTTCGGCATCGCCAAGCTCCTGTCGCGGCCCGCGGGGCTGCACACCACGGAAGTGGGCGTGCTGTTGGGGACGCCGGAGTTCATGGCGCCCGAGCAGTGCGGCGAGGACGTGGTGGATGCGCGCACGGACCTCTACGCGGTGGGCGTGCTGGGCTACTTCCTGCTCACCGGCCGCGTGCCCTTCACGGGGCGCTCCGCGGCGGAGGTGCTCATCGGTCACCTCCAGAAGTCGGTGGTGCCGCCGCACGAGGTGCAGCCAGGGGTGCCCGCGGCGCTGTCCCGCGTGCTCCTGCGCGCGCTCGCCAAGCGCCCCGCGGACCGCTTCGCCCAGGCGTCGGACCTGCGCGCGGCGCTGGCCACCGCGCTGGAGCCGGAGCCGGAACCCGTGGCCTCGCCGCCGCCGGGCTTCACGGCGCGCGTCCGGGTGGCGGGCGCGCCGCACTCGCACGAGCTGCGCTGTGAGTGGGTGGGCCGCGCGGGGCTCTTCCTCCACACGGACACGCTGCCGCCGCCGCTGCTCTCCGACGTGGGCCTCCTCTTGAAGCTGCCGGGCGGGGAGCTGGCCTGCACCGGGCAGGTGGTGCGCCACGTGACGGAGGAGCAGGCGAAGGCGTGGCGCATGTCCCCGGGCTTCGGCGTGCAGCTGCGCGACACCTCGCCGGCCTTCCATGACGCGCTGGCGCGGCTGAAGTCGGGCGCGCGGCTGGAGCCGCCCACGCCGCCGCCGTCCTCCCTGCGCGAGGACTCGGTGGCGGAGCGCGTGCTGCTGGGCTTCCGGGCCCGGCTCGCGGGAGACCACTACGCCGTGCTGGAGGTGCCCCGGGACGCGACGGCGGAGACGCTGCGCGCGGGCGGGCACCGGGCTCGCGCGGCGCTGGAGCCGCTCAAGTCGCGCAGCCTCTCCCAGAGTCAGCGCGCCCTGCTGGAGCGGGCGGAGGAGCGGGTGACCTCCGCGCTGCACGTGCTGGGGCAGGTGGAGCGGCGCGCGGAGTACGACGCGGGCCTGGGCAACGTGGAGGGGGTGGAGCGCTGCCTCGCCGCGGGGCTCACCGTCACCGCGCTGGAGAACTGCCGCCGCCGCTTCCTCGCGGAGAACCCCGGGCGGGATGGCCGCGCGGTGGTGCAGCGGCTGTCGGGGGATGCGCTCGCCTCGGTGGGACGGCTCGAGGAGGCGCTCGCCGCCTACGAGCAGGCGGTGCGGATGGACCCGCTGGATTTGGAGGGGCTCAAGCGCTGGCGCTCGCTCCGGGTTCGCATCCGCAACACGCTCACCCCCCGCTAG
- a CDS encoding AarF/ABC1/UbiB kinase family protein has protein sequence MASDSDDSLPPSGRFTRFRKLAGLSMQVGTDVLKSGAKRLTGGSSEMLSKGAAEKLVSTLGELKGAAMKLGQVLSMDPDLVTPEVRQVLARLQNQAPSMSYERVASVVRQELGAPPEEVFREFSRQPMAAASLGQVHSAVLHDGGGAAVKVQYPGIAESLSHDMENLGLVVKTVSKASRLMDGSAYFQEFRDELLLELDYRREAALAEEFSRAVSPLEDLCVPAIRSQWSTGRVLTMELLPGLPLKDWVTTQPSNEERFRVARQLIRATYGPFFGAERIHADPHPGNFMVMPDGRLGVLDFGSIKRFSPRFVEANRRMLLQALRMESMDVLGLSLEAGFTVELPGAEAAELIREVLHIAGRPMRQSPYDYATCEIPRDMRNHFSRNAARFLKVKPPPEAVMFFRATGGLAQNLRLIGARGDFRGVYLEMAERFG, from the coding sequence ATGGCTTCCGACTCCGACGACTCGCTTCCGCCTTCAGGCCGCTTCACGCGATTCCGCAAGCTGGCCGGCCTCTCCATGCAGGTGGGCACGGACGTGCTCAAGAGCGGGGCGAAGCGCCTGACGGGCGGCTCGTCGGAGATGCTCAGCAAGGGGGCCGCGGAGAAGCTGGTCTCCACCCTGGGCGAGCTCAAGGGCGCGGCGATGAAGCTGGGGCAGGTCCTCTCCATGGACCCGGACCTGGTCACCCCCGAGGTGCGGCAGGTGCTGGCGCGGCTGCAGAACCAGGCGCCCTCCATGTCCTATGAGCGCGTGGCCAGCGTGGTGCGCCAGGAGCTGGGCGCGCCCCCGGAGGAGGTCTTCCGCGAGTTCAGCCGCCAGCCCATGGCCGCCGCGTCGCTGGGCCAGGTCCACTCCGCCGTGCTCCACGACGGCGGCGGCGCGGCGGTGAAGGTGCAGTACCCCGGCATCGCCGAGTCCCTCTCGCACGACATGGAGAACCTGGGCCTCGTCGTGAAGACGGTGTCCAAGGCCTCGCGGCTGATGGATGGCTCGGCGTACTTCCAGGAGTTCCGGGACGAGCTGCTGCTGGAGCTGGACTACCGCCGCGAGGCGGCGCTGGCGGAGGAGTTCTCGCGCGCGGTGAGCCCGCTGGAGGACCTGTGCGTGCCGGCCATCCGCTCCCAGTGGAGCACCGGGCGCGTGCTGACGATGGAGCTCCTGCCGGGCCTGCCGCTCAAGGACTGGGTGACGACGCAGCCGTCCAATGAGGAGCGCTTCCGCGTGGCGCGCCAGCTCATCCGCGCGACGTACGGGCCCTTCTTCGGCGCGGAGCGGATTCACGCGGACCCGCACCCGGGCAACTTCATGGTGATGCCGGACGGGCGGCTGGGGGTGCTCGACTTCGGCTCCATCAAGCGCTTCAGCCCGCGCTTCGTGGAGGCCAACCGGCGCATGCTCCTGCAGGCCCTGCGGATGGAGTCCATGGACGTGCTGGGGCTGAGCCTGGAGGCGGGCTTCACCGTGGAGCTGCCGGGCGCGGAGGCCGCGGAGCTCATCCGCGAGGTGCTCCACATCGCCGGCAGGCCCATGCGCCAGTCGCCGTACGACTACGCCACCTGCGAAATCCCCCGGGACATGCGCAACCACTTCAGCCGCAACGCGGCGCGCTTCCTCAAGGTGAAGCCTCCGCCAGAGGCGGTGATGTTCTTCCGCGCGACGGGCGGCCTGGCGCAGAACCTGCGACTCATCGGCGCCCGTGGAGACTTCCGGGGCGTCTACCTGGAGATGGCGGAGCGCTTCGGCTGA
- a CDS encoding response regulator — translation MSEMKIRVLVVDDDQEQLTLAERSLSTYGFDVRTHRSSLGVSNLVRSTLPDLVLLDVNIPALTGDKVLTLARNQAPPGTLFVLFSASDESTLRRLAKESGADGYITKSTQGEDLAKKLHAIHAKARGTLASSAP, via the coding sequence ATGTCGGAGATGAAGATCCGCGTGCTGGTGGTGGACGACGACCAGGAGCAGCTGACCCTGGCCGAGCGCTCGTTGTCGACGTACGGCTTCGATGTGCGGACGCACCGCTCCTCGTTGGGCGTGTCGAACCTCGTGCGTTCGACGCTCCCGGACCTGGTGCTGCTGGACGTGAACATCCCCGCGCTCACCGGGGACAAGGTGCTGACGCTGGCTCGCAACCAGGCGCCCCCTGGCACGCTCTTCGTGCTCTTCTCCGCCTCGGACGAGTCCACGCTGCGCCGGCTGGCGAAGGAGTCCGGCGCGGACGGCTACATCACCAAGAGCACCCAGGGCGAGGACCTGGCCAAGAAGCTCCACGCCATCCACGCGAAGGCGCGGGGCACCCTCGCCTCCTCCGCGCCGTGA
- a CDS encoding HAMP domain-containing sensor histidine kinase — MSPDSSSENELKAILEKVRKTHGPDFLHEPREPARHTWALEGLAGALAVLRGDEVLLVNHRWQSLTLARGPWRHLADTGHESGPELLTLRSAAAAEARALEHLDDDGEHTARYTYAGGHQRLEMRVRRVSPGLTPPVVLVLARDITEESLTEESLAKERRALAEREHLRTLSEQASGIAHDLSSLLVAMKLRLELLQMNSAKARMPEPPAHVDTLLRIVADASTRLSRLRDYARQQPESPMEPVQLAEVVNDAVEIARGELESRAAKEGLSLRLEVDVPRLPLVESSSADLRCVFLNLLRNARDAMPHGGTVRVKGRRLSGQAVITVEDEGTGIPEENLHSIFQPFFTTKGRHGTGLGLSMAHDVVSRARGTLVAANRPEGGAIFTLTFPLLPGKLSPRVPSTEYRSS, encoded by the coding sequence ATGTCACCCGATTCTTCGTCTGAGAATGAGCTCAAGGCCATCCTCGAGAAGGTGAGGAAGACACATGGGCCGGACTTCCTGCATGAACCCCGCGAGCCCGCCCGCCATACCTGGGCACTGGAGGGGCTGGCGGGCGCGCTCGCGGTGCTGCGCGGTGACGAGGTGTTGCTGGTCAACCATCGCTGGCAATCCCTGACGCTGGCACGGGGGCCCTGGCGTCACCTGGCGGACACTGGCCACGAGTCCGGCCCGGAGCTGCTCACCCTGCGCAGCGCCGCGGCCGCCGAGGCGCGCGCGCTGGAGCACCTGGACGACGACGGCGAGCACACCGCCCGCTACACCTATGCGGGAGGCCACCAGCGCCTGGAGATGCGGGTGCGGCGGGTGAGCCCGGGACTCACCCCGCCGGTGGTGCTGGTGCTCGCGCGGGACATCACGGAGGAGTCCCTCACGGAGGAGTCCCTCGCGAAGGAGCGCCGCGCGCTGGCGGAGCGCGAGCACCTGCGCACCTTGAGTGAGCAGGCGTCTGGAATCGCACATGACCTGAGCAGCCTCCTGGTCGCGATGAAGCTGCGCCTGGAGCTGCTCCAGATGAACAGCGCCAAGGCCCGGATGCCGGAGCCTCCCGCGCACGTGGACACGCTGCTGCGCATCGTCGCGGACGCGAGCACGCGGCTGTCGCGCCTCCGGGACTACGCGCGGCAGCAGCCGGAGTCCCCCATGGAGCCGGTGCAGCTGGCGGAGGTGGTGAACGACGCGGTGGAGATTGCACGGGGGGAGCTGGAGAGCCGCGCGGCGAAGGAGGGGCTCAGCTTGCGCCTGGAGGTGGACGTGCCTCGGCTGCCGCTGGTGGAGAGCTCGTCGGCGGACCTGCGCTGCGTCTTCCTCAACCTGCTGCGCAACGCGCGCGACGCCATGCCCCACGGCGGCACCGTGCGCGTGAAGGGCCGGCGCCTGTCGGGCCAGGCCGTCATCACCGTGGAGGACGAGGGCACGGGCATCCCCGAGGAGAACCTCCACTCCATCTTCCAGCCCTTCTTCACCACCAAGGGGCGCCACGGCACGGGCCTGGGCCTGTCCATGGCCCACGACGTGGTGAGCCGCGCGCGCGGCACACTGGTCGCCGCCAACCGCCCCGAAGGGGGCGCCATCTTCACCCTCACCTTCCCCCTGCTGCCCGGGAAGCTGTCCCCCCGGGTCCCTTCGACCGAGTACCGTTCAAGTTGA
- a CDS encoding LuxR C-terminal-related transcriptional regulator, which translates to MTTDISNERIRVALLEDQQVFRESLVLVLENAGMDVVARCSQTPPFLARVREHMPHVAVLDLRLVPPDQDGTETGLTVLQCLHDFYPSVKALVLSSHHEQDVVEQCLHAGAAGYLWKHNVGCADVVEAVTRVARGERLMPTGLSWGPSVPGFLPQEEVPLGGVELGLLTPREREVLGYVAAGADNLKIAACLSITERTVKAHITSIYKKLGSENRTQLAVLACQLGVHRPAGV; encoded by the coding sequence ATGACGACAGACATTTCCAATGAGCGAATCCGAGTGGCCCTCCTGGAGGACCAGCAGGTCTTCAGGGAGAGTCTGGTGTTGGTCCTGGAGAACGCGGGGATGGATGTGGTGGCGCGCTGCTCGCAGACGCCTCCCTTCCTGGCGCGGGTGCGGGAGCACATGCCACACGTCGCCGTGCTGGACTTGAGGCTGGTGCCTCCGGACCAGGATGGGACGGAGACGGGGCTGACGGTGCTGCAGTGCCTGCACGACTTCTACCCGTCGGTGAAGGCCCTGGTGTTGTCGAGTCATCACGAGCAGGACGTGGTGGAGCAATGTCTCCACGCGGGCGCGGCGGGCTACCTGTGGAAACACAACGTGGGCTGCGCGGACGTCGTGGAGGCCGTCACCCGGGTGGCGCGGGGCGAGCGGCTGATGCCCACCGGACTGTCCTGGGGGCCGTCCGTGCCGGGGTTCCTGCCGCAGGAGGAGGTTCCCCTGGGCGGCGTGGAGCTGGGGCTGCTCACGCCTCGCGAGCGCGAGGTGCTGGGGTACGTGGCGGCGGGCGCGGACAACCTCAAGATCGCCGCGTGCCTGAGCATCACCGAGCGCACGGTGAAGGCGCACATCACCAGCATCTACAAGAAGCTGGGCTCGGAGAACCGCACGCAGCTGGCTGTCCTGGCGTGCCAGCTGGGCGTTCACCGCCCGGCAGGCGTGTGA
- a CDS encoding methyltransferase, translated as MTQSPRALLHLLYNGAKAVDVVEASLQLGLLDSLEGPSPITLAELSAKHSLVPGRLYKLLDCLESLGLVKREQDTDALASARYRAVPGLREAAQAVVGPQSRERDREKFAWRKLHGRLPEVLRGQHSISPDDFDWPLRTPEQLEGFETSMAVGLPPILESLRQHARHLWRDGMRVLDVGGGDGSLAAHLTREHPTARVDVYNLPATQPLVERTRERFDLGPSRLGFVPGDFLQEPLPGGYDVLMFVRVLHDWSAQTALHLLKSAWAALPSGGRVIICEEFRTQERLAAQFFWTYFLIGVDSCVSRLREVELYQRMLDEAGFEQTRVLGGGPFELVTAVKP; from the coding sequence GTGACTCAGTCGCCGCGCGCGCTGTTGCACCTGCTATACAATGGCGCGAAGGCGGTGGACGTGGTGGAGGCGTCGCTCCAGCTGGGGCTGCTCGACTCGCTGGAGGGCCCCTCCCCCATCACGCTCGCGGAGCTGTCCGCGAAGCACTCGCTGGTGCCAGGCCGGCTCTACAAGCTGCTGGACTGCCTGGAGAGCCTGGGGCTGGTGAAGCGCGAGCAGGACACGGACGCGCTCGCGTCGGCGCGCTACCGCGCGGTGCCGGGCCTGCGCGAGGCGGCCCAGGCCGTCGTCGGGCCGCAGTCTCGGGAGCGAGACCGGGAGAAGTTCGCCTGGCGCAAGCTGCACGGGCGCCTGCCCGAGGTGCTGCGCGGCCAGCACTCCATCTCCCCGGACGACTTCGACTGGCCCCTGCGCACGCCCGAGCAGCTGGAGGGCTTCGAGACCAGCATGGCCGTGGGGCTGCCGCCCATCCTGGAGTCGCTGCGGCAGCACGCCCGGCACCTGTGGCGCGACGGCATGCGCGTGCTCGACGTGGGCGGCGGGGATGGCAGCCTCGCGGCGCACCTGACGCGAGAGCACCCCACCGCGCGCGTGGACGTCTACAACCTGCCGGCCACCCAGCCCCTGGTGGAGCGCACGCGGGAGCGCTTCGACCTGGGGCCCTCCCGGCTGGGCTTCGTGCCCGGGGACTTCCTCCAGGAGCCGCTGCCCGGTGGCTATGACGTGCTGATGTTCGTGCGCGTGCTGCACGACTGGTCCGCGCAGACGGCGCTGCACCTGCTCAAGTCCGCGTGGGCCGCGCTGCCGTCGGGCGGGCGCGTCATCATCTGCGAGGAGTTCCGGACGCAGGAGCGGCTGGCCGCGCAGTTCTTCTGGACGTACTTCCTCATCGGCGTGGACTCGTGCGTCAGCCGGCTGCGCGAGGTGGAGCTCTACCAGCGGATGCTCGACGAGGCGGGCTTCGAGCAGACGCGCGTCCTCGGCGGTGGGCCCTTCGAGCTGGTGACGGCCGTCAAGCCCTGA